A single window of Narcine bancroftii isolate sNarBan1 chromosome 1, sNarBan1.hap1, whole genome shotgun sequence DNA harbors:
- the foxb2 gene encoding forkhead box protein B2 produces MPRPGKNSYSDQKPPYSYISLTAMAIQSSAEKMLPLSEIYKFIMDRFPYYRENTQRWQNSLRHNLSFNDCFIKIPRRPDQPGKGSFWALHPDCGDMFENGSFLRRRKRFKVHRSEHFGAKNSQMIHYFQHHHHHHQQAKLGLASPETAPAMGRLPPFQPYGVNGPPSTGFKHPFAIENIIGRDYKSMMASGLPLASVMHHLGYPVPNQLSNMVGSMWPHVGVLDTMPPMPVSPDYSPFGVPLKTICHPGTQTMPAVPVPIKPTVSLASISTLSAPGALPGSPTQICPSSSSSLHLDQTRSASTEGKANSLHSVLVHS; encoded by the coding sequence ATGCCTCGACCGGGGAAAAATTCCTACAGTGATCAAAAGCCTCCTTACTCGTACATCTCCTTGACTGCCATGGCCATCCAGAGTTCCGCGGAGAAGATGCTTCCCTTGAGTGAGATTTACAAATTTATCATGGACAGGTTTCCTTATTACAGGGAGAACACCCAGCGGTGGCAGAATTCTCTCCGCCACAACCTCTCCTTTAACGACTGCTTCATTAAGATCCCGCGCAGACCTGACCAGCCAGGCAAAGGCAGTTTCTGGGCTCTTCATCCCGACTGTGGAGACATGTTCGAGAATGGCAGCTTCCTCCGTCGCCGTAAAAGGTTTAAGGTGCACCGGTCAGAGCACTTCGGCGCCAAGAATTCACAAATGATCCATTATTTccagcaccaccaccaccaccaccaacaaGCCAAGTTGGGATTGGCCTCGCCGGAGACAGCCCCAGCTATGGGACGCTTACCACCATTCCAGCCCTATGGAGTCAACGGGCCCCCATCCACCGGATTTAAGCATCCTTTCGCTATCGAGAACATAATTGGACGGGACTATAAAAGCATGATGGCCAGCGGGCTGCCTTTAGCCTCTGTCATGCACCATCTTGGTTATCCCGTTCCCAACCAGCTCAGCAACATGGTGGGATCCATGTGGCCCCACGTTGGTGTCCTTGACACTATGCCTCCCATGCCAGTTTCTCCAGATTACAGCCCCTTTGGTGTCCCCCTGAAGACGATTTGTCACCCCGGCACTCAGACAATGCCAGCCGTCCCTGTTCCAATCAAACCAACTGTATCCTTGGCGTCCATCTCCACATTGTCTGCCCCAGGAGCCCTGCCAGGCAGTCCCACGCAGATCTGCCCGTCATCTTCCTCTTCCTTGCATCTCGATCAGACTCGATCAGCTTCCACCGAGGGCAAAGCtaattccttacactccgtgctcGTCCACTCCTGA